The proteins below are encoded in one region of Buttiauxella gaviniae:
- a CDS encoding ABC transporter ATP-binding protein: MNSGELRVEQLLYGYAKPLFEPLSFHARKGDVWAVLGRNGLGKSTLLDTLTGTLKPLGGRVENKGGIGIVAQHSHLPFPYSVSDVVLMGRAQHVKLFSQPRREDTQRVTQALEQLNIAHLASNTFSSLSGGQQQLVMIARALVTASQTLLLDEPCSALDLANQQVVLQLISDLAHRQQRGIIFTTHDPVHALQVATHTLLLLPEGKWLAGPTDSIATEENLAQAYGLSLRKIGVENYATPFIAPLFTIER, translated from the coding sequence ATGAATTCCGGTGAATTACGCGTTGAGCAATTATTATATGGCTACGCAAAACCGCTGTTCGAACCACTGAGTTTTCACGCCCGAAAAGGGGATGTTTGGGCGGTGCTCGGGCGAAACGGTCTGGGGAAAAGTACGCTGCTGGACACGCTGACCGGCACATTAAAACCGCTGGGCGGGCGTGTTGAAAACAAGGGCGGGATAGGTATCGTCGCGCAACATTCTCATCTGCCATTTCCGTATTCGGTTAGCGATGTGGTGCTGATGGGTAGGGCGCAGCATGTAAAACTTTTTTCGCAACCGCGCCGCGAAGATACGCAGCGAGTGACTCAGGCGCTGGAGCAGTTAAATATTGCGCATCTGGCCTCGAACACTTTTAGTTCTCTTTCCGGCGGGCAGCAGCAACTGGTGATGATCGCCCGCGCTCTGGTGACGGCAAGCCAGACGCTGCTGCTGGATGAACCCTGTTCTGCGCTGGATCTCGCCAATCAGCAGGTGGTGCTGCAACTCATCAGTGACCTGGCCCATCGGCAGCAGCGCGGCATCATCTTTACCACGCATGACCCGGTTCACGCGCTACAGGTTGCCACGCATACGCTGCTTTTGTTGCCCGAGGGGAAATGGCTGGCGGGGCCAACGGATTCTATTGCGACGGAAGAGAATTTGGCCCAGGCGTACGGTTTAAGTCTGCGCAAAATCGGGGTAGAGAATTACGCCACCCCGTTTATTGCGCCACTTTTTACTATTGAAAGGTAG